A part of Pirellulales bacterium genomic DNA contains:
- a CDS encoding MMPL family transporter, whose translation MLERFLFALDRHPRACQAAMLALLLVAACFLPRLKFDDSPERWLPASTQRAWKVLDDHFGFGDSIAIGIEFLRPVRDEDSAALKKLREKLSAIEGMQHVYDASLLAEDVEAVPLTELIDPANTDRFGLYEGALWSSSRNGKLGRTLLTVCEMSYPRDPVELDRLRRIVIRDLRQILDEAKRESAFREARFHTAGAILLMDELEKRARTAVVVFLPLSICVGLVTLLIGFRSWRALALATMGAGAALLMVLGMIGWMGTGIGVLSTATPPLISIIAIATTIHFVAYAVDHGAAAATVEGRQNLVRWVGVACLGAAVTTAIGFLMLAFNQLLPVRDLGYQLFAGAMLAFFSVFILSQILPIHKAYAGRFLLPQEFGWWSDFIGQYPKTITIASLVVMLAFGLLSVPWSPTSPVGLKVDVDPFSFFGPQMPLSQARNHLCNERFGLYQLEVVLVPYDKGRLPQGNDPGDKIHRANAKAAQDFSDAIAARRDLGVVRVISTSALLQRQAKFYEDLRKLEKQEGLLAVAQRLLQMRNVLQHLAKFNETFANWNRDKLNEGAIRLTFLAHDRVPGGFEQLVELTERSLPQTRFKCYLAGTAASVVYLASGLISGLASGLAGSALVMGVVCIFLFRSVKFSVIAFLPNAFPIVVVYGMMGLTGVPLNSGTAMVATVALGIALNDTIHFILHYQTLTRAQGHSQDSALRETFQHLGRPVVLMTAVHVAGFMIFLATDFLPLYHFGVLASVAMIAAVLGDTVMLPNLLRVFDRVPPRLSPPAAFTPP comes from the coding sequence GTGCTCGAACGATTCCTTTTTGCGCTCGACCGTCACCCCCGGGCCTGCCAGGCCGCGATGCTCGCGCTGCTGCTGGTGGCCGCGTGCTTTCTGCCCCGACTGAAGTTCGACGACTCGCCCGAGCGCTGGCTGCCGGCGAGCACCCAGCGCGCTTGGAAGGTGCTCGACGATCATTTCGGCTTCGGCGATTCAATCGCCATCGGCATCGAATTTCTGCGGCCGGTGCGAGACGAAGATTCCGCGGCACTGAAAAAGCTGCGCGAGAAACTGTCGGCCATCGAAGGAATGCAACACGTGTACGATGCTTCGCTGCTCGCCGAAGACGTGGAAGCAGTGCCGCTCACCGAGTTGATCGATCCGGCCAACACCGACCGCTTCGGCCTGTACGAAGGCGCACTTTGGAGTTCCAGCCGCAACGGCAAGCTGGGACGCACCTTGCTCACCGTCTGCGAGATGTCGTATCCGCGCGATCCGGTCGAATTAGATCGCTTGCGGCGAATCGTGATTCGCGACCTGCGCCAGATTTTGGACGAAGCGAAACGCGAATCGGCGTTTCGAGAGGCCCGTTTCCATACCGCGGGCGCCATTTTGTTGATGGACGAGTTGGAAAAACGGGCACGCACCGCCGTCGTCGTATTTCTGCCGCTGTCGATTTGCGTCGGCCTGGTGACGCTGCTGATTGGATTTCGCTCGTGGCGTGCGCTGGCGCTGGCGACGATGGGGGCTGGCGCAGCCCTCCTTATGGTGCTCGGAATGATTGGCTGGATGGGCACGGGTATCGGCGTGCTCTCGACGGCCACGCCGCCGCTGATTTCGATCATTGCGATTGCCACCACGATTCACTTTGTCGCCTACGCGGTCGATCATGGCGCCGCCGCCGCCACGGTCGAAGGCCGCCAGAATTTGGTGCGCTGGGTCGGAGTGGCCTGTTTGGGGGCGGCGGTCACGACGGCCATCGGCTTTTTGATGCTGGCATTCAACCAACTGCTGCCGGTGCGCGACTTGGGTTATCAACTGTTTGCGGGCGCAATGTTGGCGTTCTTTTCGGTGTTTATCCTGTCGCAAATCTTGCCGATTCACAAAGCCTACGCGGGGCGATTTCTGCTCCCCCAGGAATTCGGCTGGTGGTCCGATTTCATCGGCCAGTATCCCAAGACGATCACGATCGCTTCGTTGGTCGTGATGCTGGCCTTTGGCCTGCTGTCCGTTCCTTGGTCGCCGACCAGCCCTGTGGGCCTCAAAGTGGACGTCGATCCCTTCTCATTTTTTGGCCCCCAAATGCCCCTCAGCCAAGCGCGCAACCATCTGTGCAACGAACGCTTCGGGCTGTATCAACTGGAGGTCGTACTCGTTCCCTACGACAAAGGACGGTTGCCGCAAGGCAACGATCCAGGAGACAAAATCCATCGAGCCAACGCGAAAGCGGCACAAGATTTTTCGGATGCCATTGCAGCCAGGCGCGATCTGGGAGTCGTGCGCGTCATTTCCACCTCGGCCCTGTTGCAGCGGCAGGCGAAGTTCTACGAAGACCTGCGCAAGCTGGAGAAGCAAGAAGGGTTGCTGGCCGTCGCGCAGCGCTTGCTGCAAATGCGCAACGTCTTGCAGCACCTGGCGAAGTTCAACGAGACCTTTGCCAATTGGAACCGCGACAAGTTGAACGAAGGGGCGATTCGGCTCACCTTTCTGGCGCACGACCGAGTGCCCGGCGGCTTCGAGCAACTCGTCGAACTGACCGAACGGTCGCTACCGCAAACCCGATTCAAATGCTACCTCGCCGGCACCGCGGCATCGGTGGTCTATCTGGCCAGCGGCCTCATCAGCGGCCTGGCCAGCGGCTTGGCCGGCTCGGCGCTGGTGATGGGCGTCGTTTGCATCTTTCTGTTCCGCTCCGTGAAATTCTCGGTCATTGCCTTTCTGCCCAACGCGTTTCCGATCGTGGTTGTCTACGGCATGATGGGGCTGACTGGCGTGCCGCTGAACAGCGGCACGGCCATGGTCGCCACGGTGGCGCTGGGCATCGCGCTGAACGACACGATTCACTTCATCCTGCACTATCAGACGCTCACCCGCGCACAAGGACACAGCCAAGATTCCGCGCTGCGAGAAACGTTCCAGCATCTCGGCCGACCGGTGGTGCTCATGACGGCCGTCCATGTCGCGGGTTTCATGATCTTTTTGGCGACCGATTTCTTGCCGCTCTACCACTTCGGCGTGCTGGCCTCGGTGGCGATGATTGCCGCGGTGCTGGGCGACACGGTGATGCTGCCAAATTTGCTGCGCGTGTTCGATCGGGTGCCGCCTCGCCTGTCACCGCCGGCGGCATTCACACCGCCCTGA
- a CDS encoding polyprenyl synthetase family protein has protein sequence MLWYDGELIWTSADEPGAIATDKRHGPSGRPRRLLARRVHLGYLYGRLGRARLDGTCTHGCGNEPNLPMIRGDSLATVIPASNSAKLQPPLAAKQEGRSRMVPALPTDRYAQLMQAAAAMFAPDEIARLAPRAHRGQSLAQRNGDGLHGIDPLAATETIAYDFLVKGGKHSRPFITLAVYESLAGGHETSLNGHADAAGYLAALPLGVKRCALSIETFHKASLVHDDIEDDDEFRYGDQTLHRKFGTPTAINVGDYLIGLGYRLVARETKSLGPEVVGDILDRLSEAHVKLSEGQGAELIWRDSLDKQLTPQDAIRIYSLKTAPAFEAALHTGLRLAGPAARYAEAVASFATNLGIAFQIINDLNDWLGDDHNKLSAAGDVIGGRPTVLWALALESLPAEQRARLKSLASQQPLTHGAVLEIRRLYDEADVFANASGLVEKYQHRAATVADSIEPEPLRQLFRHLIELVLQRRKANG, from the coding sequence TTGCTTTGGTATGATGGTGAGCTGATTTGGACGTCTGCCGACGAACCGGGGGCGATCGCGACCGACAAGCGGCATGGACCGTCTGGGCGGCCGCGCCGCCTGCTGGCCCGCCGCGTTCATTTAGGATACCTTTACGGCCGTTTGGGGCGAGCCCGCCTTGATGGAACTTGCACGCACGGCTGCGGCAACGAACCGAACCTCCCGATGATTCGAGGCGATTCTTTGGCGACCGTAATTCCAGCATCGAATTCGGCAAAACTCCAACCGCCGCTGGCGGCGAAGCAGGAGGGCCGCTCTCGCATGGTCCCCGCTCTGCCAACAGATCGGTACGCCCAGCTTATGCAGGCGGCGGCGGCCATGTTCGCTCCCGACGAAATCGCCCGGCTTGCCCCGCGAGCACATCGAGGCCAATCGCTCGCCCAGCGCAACGGCGACGGATTGCACGGCATCGATCCGCTGGCGGCGACCGAGACGATTGCCTACGACTTCCTGGTGAAGGGAGGAAAGCATTCTCGGCCGTTCATTACGCTGGCCGTCTACGAATCGTTGGCCGGCGGCCATGAAACGAGCTTGAACGGTCACGCCGATGCGGCCGGCTATCTTGCGGCCTTGCCGCTGGGCGTGAAGCGTTGCGCGCTGTCGATCGAAACCTTTCACAAGGCCTCGTTGGTTCACGACGACATCGAGGATGACGATGAATTTCGGTATGGCGACCAGACGCTGCATCGCAAGTTCGGCACGCCGACGGCAATCAACGTCGGCGACTATTTGATCGGGCTGGGGTACCGACTGGTGGCCCGCGAGACCAAGTCGCTTGGACCCGAGGTCGTTGGCGACATTCTGGATCGACTTTCGGAAGCTCACGTGAAGCTCAGTGAAGGGCAAGGAGCCGAATTGATTTGGCGAGATTCACTCGATAAGCAACTCACGCCGCAGGACGCAATTCGCATTTACTCGCTGAAAACGGCTCCCGCGTTTGAAGCGGCTTTGCATACGGGCCTGCGCCTTGCTGGTCCGGCCGCTCGTTACGCCGAAGCGGTCGCCAGCTTTGCGACGAACTTGGGCATCGCCTTCCAGATCATCAACGACTTGAACGACTGGCTGGGGGACGATCACAACAAACTGTCCGCCGCGGGCGATGTGATTGGCGGCCGGCCGACCGTGCTCTGGGCGCTGGCGCTGGAAAGCTTGCCGGCGGAGCAGCGCGCGCGGCTAAAATCTCTTGCCTCCCAGCAACCGTTGACGCACGGCGCGGTCCTGGAAATCCGCCGCTTGTACGACGAGGCCGATGTCTTTGCCAACGCGAGCGGCCTCGTCGAGAAATACCAGCATCGAGCCGCGACGGTCGCCGACTCTATCGAGCCTGAGCCGCTGCGCCAGTTGTTCCGCCACTTGATCGAGTTGGTGCTCCAGCGGCGCAAAGCTAACGGTTAA